The following coding sequences lie in one Xiphias gladius isolate SHS-SW01 ecotype Sanya breed wild chromosome 24, ASM1685928v1, whole genome shotgun sequence genomic window:
- the LOC120785919 gene encoding zinc finger protein with KRAB and SCAN domains 5-like isoform X6 — protein sequence MSQIEDLKVFVSGRLRAAASEILGAIEKTITDYEEQASRLKEENDRHRSLLDIILKSKLTQTGDLQCVFTSRTDFLKVAASDNCPYCLKRIQATETHLMRRHYLFAVHFTEDGTERFVVPCMCKDRIQGRSHWHCPYCKKIIYRKCNFEGHISKQHGYIILQQSQDEEIDQPSVCEEEVPLSPKPWCQQEPGSLDQDDQQASLLFQVKEEQEEEMWRQGLAEEHVSHLEFQHSEQLQIKGELIKKGNSQVGEKCPEADRTQDSAFSIVCVDSFIQDIGEINCVQSSKGHPLPNSSTRPLETQPDSGVGEIWQPAGGSQHTTGGSAVTENGSISETEEWKRKHTTCSRLKALNSKKNLHVKRSLPPSSLNIKKSTQLSANQNPAGPHCCKSCGKIFHYMYTLRTHAQTHTVDKILICGICGKHLESTESLVHHLQSHTKRNKCGICGKQFSSNSRLKRHRRFHRPKGLNVTSSA from the exons ATGAGTCAGATCGAAGACCTCAAAGTGTTCGTCTCCGGGCGGCTGCGGGCTGCTGCATCTGAAATACTAGGTGCTATTGAAAAAACGATAACGGATTACGAGGAGCAGGCTTCCCGTTTGAAGGAGGAAAACGACCGCCACCGCTCTCTGCTGGACATTATCCTCAAATCCAAGTTAACACAGACAGGAG acttGCAGTGTGTCTTCACCTCACGCACCGACTTTTTAAAGGTTGCAGCCAGTGACAACTGTCCCTACTGCCTCAAGAGAATTCAGGCCACTGAGACACATCTGATGAGAAGGCATTATCTGTTTGCCGTTCATTTTACTGAGGATGGCACTG aaagatttgTGGTACCATGTATGTGCAAAGACAGAATCCAGGGAAGAAGTCACTGGCACTGCCCATATTGCAAAAAGATCATTTATCGGAAATGTAACTTTGAGGGTCACATATCGAAACAACATG GTTATATAATACTGCAGCAAAGCCAAGATGAAG AAATCGATCAGCCCTCTGTCTGTGAGGAGGAGGTCCCCCTGAGTCCTAAACCCTGGTGTCAGCAGGAGCCTGGCAGTCTGGACCAGGACGACCAACAGGCTTCACTGCTATTTCAAGTCAAAGaagaacaggaagaggaaatgtGGAGACAAGGTCTGGCGGAAGAGCATG TGAGTCATCTGGAGTTTCAGCATTCAGAGCAACTACAGATCAAAGGTGAGCTGATAAAAAAAGGTAACAGTCAAGTGGGAGAAAAATGTCCGGAGGCAGATCGCACCCAAGACTCTGCCTTCAGCATCGTCTGTGTGGACAGTTTTATCCAAGATATTGGTGAAATCAACTGTGTGCAAAGCAGCAAGGGGCATCCTCTTCCTAATTCTTCAACTCGACCCCTGGAAACGCAGCCTGACAGTGGGGTTGGTGAAATATGGCAGCCAGCTGGGGGCTCTCAGCACACCACTGGAGGCAGTGCTGTCACTGAGAATGGAAGCATCAGCGAGACTGAGGAGTGGAAGAGGAAGCATACAACTTGTTCACGTTTAAAGGCACTCAATTCAAAGAAGAATTTGCATGTGAAGAGATCTTTACCCCCCAGTAgtttaaatataaagaaatcAACACAGTTATCTGCCAATCAGAATCCCGCAGGTCCTCATTGTTGTAAATCATGTGGAAAGATTTTCCATTACATGTACACACTGAGGACAcatgcgcaaacacacacgGTGGACAAAATCCTTATTTGTGGAATCTGTGGAAAACATTTAGAGTCTACAGAGAGTTTAGTCCACCACCTACAAAgccacacaaagagaaacaaatgtgGAATTTGTGGAAAACAATTTTCGAGTAATTCCCGTCTGAAACGGCATAGGAGATTTCACAGGCCAAAGGGTTTAAATGTCACGTCATCAGCTTAA
- the LOC120785919 gene encoding zinc finger and SCAN domain-containing protein 21-like isoform X5 → MSQIEDLKVFVSGRLRAAASEILGAIEKTITDYEEQASRLKEENDRHRSLLDIILKSKLTQTGGHANKSTPAAASPGALDSSSARKARETSCHPSDLQCVFTSRTDFLKVAASDNCPYCLKRIQATETHLMRRHYLFAVHFTEDGTERFVVPCMCKDRIQGRSHWHCPYCKKIIYRKCNFEGHISKQHGYIILQQSQDEEIDQPSVCEEEVPLSPKPWCQQEPGSLDQDDQQASLLFQVKEEQEEEMWRQGLAEEHVSHLEFQHSEQLQIKGELIKKGNSQVGEKCPEADRTQDSAFSIVCVDSFIQDIGEINCVQSSKGHPLPNSSTRPLETQPDSGVGEIWQPAGGSQHTTGGSAVTENGSISETEEWKRKHTTCSRLKALNSKKNLHVKRSLPPSSLNIKKSTQLSANQNPAGPHCCKSCGKIFHYMYTLRTHAQTHTVDKILICGICGKHLESTESLVHHLQSHTKRNKCGICGKQFSSNSRLKRHRRFHRPKGLNVTSSA, encoded by the exons ATGAGTCAGATCGAAGACCTCAAAGTGTTCGTCTCCGGGCGGCTGCGGGCTGCTGCATCTGAAATACTAGGTGCTATTGAAAAAACGATAACGGATTACGAGGAGCAGGCTTCCCGTTTGAAGGAGGAAAACGACCGCCACCGCTCTCTGCTGGACATTATCCTCAAATCCAAGTTAACACAGACAGGAG gTCATGCCAACAAAAGTACCCCTGCTGCAGCTAGCCCAGGTGCATTGGATTCAAGTTCTGCCCGCAAGGCCAGAGAAACTTCCTGCCATCCCAGTG acttGCAGTGTGTCTTCACCTCACGCACCGACTTTTTAAAGGTTGCAGCCAGTGACAACTGTCCCTACTGCCTCAAGAGAATTCAGGCCACTGAGACACATCTGATGAGAAGGCATTATCTGTTTGCCGTTCATTTTACTGAGGATGGCACTG aaagatttgTGGTACCATGTATGTGCAAAGACAGAATCCAGGGAAGAAGTCACTGGCACTGCCCATATTGCAAAAAGATCATTTATCGGAAATGTAACTTTGAGGGTCACATATCGAAACAACATG GTTATATAATACTGCAGCAAAGCCAAGATGAAG AAATCGATCAGCCCTCTGTCTGTGAGGAGGAGGTCCCCCTGAGTCCTAAACCCTGGTGTCAGCAGGAGCCTGGCAGTCTGGACCAGGACGACCAACAGGCTTCACTGCTATTTCAAGTCAAAGaagaacaggaagaggaaatgtGGAGACAAGGTCTGGCGGAAGAGCATG TGAGTCATCTGGAGTTTCAGCATTCAGAGCAACTACAGATCAAAGGTGAGCTGATAAAAAAAGGTAACAGTCAAGTGGGAGAAAAATGTCCGGAGGCAGATCGCACCCAAGACTCTGCCTTCAGCATCGTCTGTGTGGACAGTTTTATCCAAGATATTGGTGAAATCAACTGTGTGCAAAGCAGCAAGGGGCATCCTCTTCCTAATTCTTCAACTCGACCCCTGGAAACGCAGCCTGACAGTGGGGTTGGTGAAATATGGCAGCCAGCTGGGGGCTCTCAGCACACCACTGGAGGCAGTGCTGTCACTGAGAATGGAAGCATCAGCGAGACTGAGGAGTGGAAGAGGAAGCATACAACTTGTTCACGTTTAAAGGCACTCAATTCAAAGAAGAATTTGCATGTGAAGAGATCTTTACCCCCCAGTAgtttaaatataaagaaatcAACACAGTTATCTGCCAATCAGAATCCCGCAGGTCCTCATTGTTGTAAATCATGTGGAAAGATTTTCCATTACATGTACACACTGAGGACAcatgcgcaaacacacacgGTGGACAAAATCCTTATTTGTGGAATCTGTGGAAAACATTTAGAGTCTACAGAGAGTTTAGTCCACCACCTACAAAgccacacaaagagaaacaaatgtgGAATTTGTGGAAAACAATTTTCGAGTAATTCCCGTCTGAAACGGCATAGGAGATTTCACAGGCCAAAGGGTTTAAATGTCACGTCATCAGCTTAA
- the LOC120785919 gene encoding zinc finger and SCAN domain-containing protein 21-like isoform X4, translating to MSQIEDLKVFVSGRLRAAASEILGAIEKTITDYEEQASRLKEENDRHRSLLDIILKSKLTQTGAGHANKSTPAAASPGALDSSSARKARETSCHPSDLQCVFTSRTDFLKVAASDNCPYCLKRIQATETHLMRRHYLFAVHFTEDGTERFVVPCMCKDRIQGRSHWHCPYCKKIIYRKCNFEGHISKQHGYIILQQSQDEEIDQPSVCEEEVPLSPKPWCQQEPGSLDQDDQQASLLFQVKEEQEEEMWRQGLAEEHVSHLEFQHSEQLQIKGELIKKGNSQVGEKCPEADRTQDSAFSIVCVDSFIQDIGEINCVQSSKGHPLPNSSTRPLETQPDSGVGEIWQPAGGSQHTTGGSAVTENGSISETEEWKRKHTTCSRLKALNSKKNLHVKRSLPPSSLNIKKSTQLSANQNPAGPHCCKSCGKIFHYMYTLRTHAQTHTVDKILICGICGKHLESTESLVHHLQSHTKRNKCGICGKQFSSNSRLKRHRRFHRPKGLNVTSSA from the exons ATGAGTCAGATCGAAGACCTCAAAGTGTTCGTCTCCGGGCGGCTGCGGGCTGCTGCATCTGAAATACTAGGTGCTATTGAAAAAACGATAACGGATTACGAGGAGCAGGCTTCCCGTTTGAAGGAGGAAAACGACCGCCACCGCTCTCTGCTGGACATTATCCTCAAATCCAAGTTAACACAGACAGGAG caggTCATGCCAACAAAAGTACCCCTGCTGCAGCTAGCCCAGGTGCATTGGATTCAAGTTCTGCCCGCAAGGCCAGAGAAACTTCCTGCCATCCCAGTG acttGCAGTGTGTCTTCACCTCACGCACCGACTTTTTAAAGGTTGCAGCCAGTGACAACTGTCCCTACTGCCTCAAGAGAATTCAGGCCACTGAGACACATCTGATGAGAAGGCATTATCTGTTTGCCGTTCATTTTACTGAGGATGGCACTG aaagatttgTGGTACCATGTATGTGCAAAGACAGAATCCAGGGAAGAAGTCACTGGCACTGCCCATATTGCAAAAAGATCATTTATCGGAAATGTAACTTTGAGGGTCACATATCGAAACAACATG GTTATATAATACTGCAGCAAAGCCAAGATGAAG AAATCGATCAGCCCTCTGTCTGTGAGGAGGAGGTCCCCCTGAGTCCTAAACCCTGGTGTCAGCAGGAGCCTGGCAGTCTGGACCAGGACGACCAACAGGCTTCACTGCTATTTCAAGTCAAAGaagaacaggaagaggaaatgtGGAGACAAGGTCTGGCGGAAGAGCATG TGAGTCATCTGGAGTTTCAGCATTCAGAGCAACTACAGATCAAAGGTGAGCTGATAAAAAAAGGTAACAGTCAAGTGGGAGAAAAATGTCCGGAGGCAGATCGCACCCAAGACTCTGCCTTCAGCATCGTCTGTGTGGACAGTTTTATCCAAGATATTGGTGAAATCAACTGTGTGCAAAGCAGCAAGGGGCATCCTCTTCCTAATTCTTCAACTCGACCCCTGGAAACGCAGCCTGACAGTGGGGTTGGTGAAATATGGCAGCCAGCTGGGGGCTCTCAGCACACCACTGGAGGCAGTGCTGTCACTGAGAATGGAAGCATCAGCGAGACTGAGGAGTGGAAGAGGAAGCATACAACTTGTTCACGTTTAAAGGCACTCAATTCAAAGAAGAATTTGCATGTGAAGAGATCTTTACCCCCCAGTAgtttaaatataaagaaatcAACACAGTTATCTGCCAATCAGAATCCCGCAGGTCCTCATTGTTGTAAATCATGTGGAAAGATTTTCCATTACATGTACACACTGAGGACAcatgcgcaaacacacacgGTGGACAAAATCCTTATTTGTGGAATCTGTGGAAAACATTTAGAGTCTACAGAGAGTTTAGTCCACCACCTACAAAgccacacaaagagaaacaaatgtgGAATTTGTGGAAAACAATTTTCGAGTAATTCCCGTCTGAAACGGCATAGGAGATTTCACAGGCCAAAGGGTTTAAATGTCACGTCATCAGCTTAA
- the LOC120785919 gene encoding zinc finger and SCAN domain-containing protein 21-like isoform X1, whose protein sequence is MCRRGVAAAGRRRQPAGTPRLCPCPRIVVPFTSSSMSGPAPILPKRADVLLFSGTPLSCSSGGKMAIILNDAGHANKSTPAAASPGALDSSSARKARETSCHPSDLQCVFTSRTDFLKVAASDNCPYCLKRIQATETHLMRRHYLFAVHFTEDGTERFVVPCMCKDRIQGRSHWHCPYCKKIIYRKCNFEGHISKQHGYIILQQSQDEEIDQPSVCEEEVPLSPKPWCQQEPGSLDQDDQQASLLFQVKEEQEEEMWRQGLAEEHVSHLEFQHSEQLQIKGELIKKGNSQVGEKCPEADRTQDSAFSIVCVDSFIQDIGEINCVQSSKGHPLPNSSTRPLETQPDSGVGEIWQPAGGSQHTTGGSAVTENGSISETEEWKRKHTTCSRLKALNSKKNLHVKRSLPPSSLNIKKSTQLSANQNPAGPHCCKSCGKIFHYMYTLRTHAQTHTVDKILICGICGKHLESTESLVHHLQSHTKRNKCGICGKQFSSNSRLKRHRRFHRPKGLNVTSSA, encoded by the exons ATGTGTCGCAGAGGGGTGGCAGCTGCCGGCCGCAGGCGACAGCCCGCTGGCACGCCAAGACTGTGTCCATGTCCTCGTATCGTGGTCCCTTTCACTAGCTCATCAATGTCAGGACCAGCACCGATATTGCCAAAACGAGCTgatgttcttctgttttctggGACACCGTTGTCCTGCTCATCAGGAGGAAAAATGGCAATCATTTTGAATGATG caggTCATGCCAACAAAAGTACCCCTGCTGCAGCTAGCCCAGGTGCATTGGATTCAAGTTCTGCCCGCAAGGCCAGAGAAACTTCCTGCCATCCCAGTG acttGCAGTGTGTCTTCACCTCACGCACCGACTTTTTAAAGGTTGCAGCCAGTGACAACTGTCCCTACTGCCTCAAGAGAATTCAGGCCACTGAGACACATCTGATGAGAAGGCATTATCTGTTTGCCGTTCATTTTACTGAGGATGGCACTG aaagatttgTGGTACCATGTATGTGCAAAGACAGAATCCAGGGAAGAAGTCACTGGCACTGCCCATATTGCAAAAAGATCATTTATCGGAAATGTAACTTTGAGGGTCACATATCGAAACAACATG GTTATATAATACTGCAGCAAAGCCAAGATGAAG AAATCGATCAGCCCTCTGTCTGTGAGGAGGAGGTCCCCCTGAGTCCTAAACCCTGGTGTCAGCAGGAGCCTGGCAGTCTGGACCAGGACGACCAACAGGCTTCACTGCTATTTCAAGTCAAAGaagaacaggaagaggaaatgtGGAGACAAGGTCTGGCGGAAGAGCATG TGAGTCATCTGGAGTTTCAGCATTCAGAGCAACTACAGATCAAAGGTGAGCTGATAAAAAAAGGTAACAGTCAAGTGGGAGAAAAATGTCCGGAGGCAGATCGCACCCAAGACTCTGCCTTCAGCATCGTCTGTGTGGACAGTTTTATCCAAGATATTGGTGAAATCAACTGTGTGCAAAGCAGCAAGGGGCATCCTCTTCCTAATTCTTCAACTCGACCCCTGGAAACGCAGCCTGACAGTGGGGTTGGTGAAATATGGCAGCCAGCTGGGGGCTCTCAGCACACCACTGGAGGCAGTGCTGTCACTGAGAATGGAAGCATCAGCGAGACTGAGGAGTGGAAGAGGAAGCATACAACTTGTTCACGTTTAAAGGCACTCAATTCAAAGAAGAATTTGCATGTGAAGAGATCTTTACCCCCCAGTAgtttaaatataaagaaatcAACACAGTTATCTGCCAATCAGAATCCCGCAGGTCCTCATTGTTGTAAATCATGTGGAAAGATTTTCCATTACATGTACACACTGAGGACAcatgcgcaaacacacacgGTGGACAAAATCCTTATTTGTGGAATCTGTGGAAAACATTTAGAGTCTACAGAGAGTTTAGTCCACCACCTACAAAgccacacaaagagaaacaaatgtgGAATTTGTGGAAAACAATTTTCGAGTAATTCCCGTCTGAAACGGCATAGGAGATTTCACAGGCCAAAGGGTTTAAATGTCACGTCATCAGCTTAA
- the LOC120785919 gene encoding zinc finger protein with KRAB and SCAN domains 5-like isoform X3, whose protein sequence is MCRRGVAAAGRRRQPAGTPRLCPCPRIVVPFTSSSMSGPAPILPKRADVLLFSGTPLSCSSGGKMAIILNDAGHANKSTPAAASPGALDSSSARKARETSCHPSDLQCVFTSRTDFLKVAASDNCPYCLKRIQATETHLMRRHYLFAVHFTEDGTERFVVPCMCKDRIQGRSHWHCPYCKKIIYRKCNFEGHISKQHGYIILQQSQDEEIDQPSVCEEEVPLSPKPWCQQEPGSLDQDDQQASLLFQVKEEQEEEMWRQVSHLEFQHSEQLQIKGELIKKGNSQVGEKCPEADRTQDSAFSIVCVDSFIQDIGEINCVQSSKGHPLPNSSTRPLETQPDSGVGEIWQPAGGSQHTTGGSAVTENGSISETEEWKRKHTTCSRLKALNSKKNLHVKRSLPPSSLNIKKSTQLSANQNPAGPHCCKSCGKIFHYMYTLRTHAQTHTVDKILICGICGKHLESTESLVHHLQSHTKRNKCGICGKQFSSNSRLKRHRRFHRPKGLNVTSSA, encoded by the exons ATGTGTCGCAGAGGGGTGGCAGCTGCCGGCCGCAGGCGACAGCCCGCTGGCACGCCAAGACTGTGTCCATGTCCTCGTATCGTGGTCCCTTTCACTAGCTCATCAATGTCAGGACCAGCACCGATATTGCCAAAACGAGCTgatgttcttctgttttctggGACACCGTTGTCCTGCTCATCAGGAGGAAAAATGGCAATCATTTTGAATGATG caggTCATGCCAACAAAAGTACCCCTGCTGCAGCTAGCCCAGGTGCATTGGATTCAAGTTCTGCCCGCAAGGCCAGAGAAACTTCCTGCCATCCCAGTG acttGCAGTGTGTCTTCACCTCACGCACCGACTTTTTAAAGGTTGCAGCCAGTGACAACTGTCCCTACTGCCTCAAGAGAATTCAGGCCACTGAGACACATCTGATGAGAAGGCATTATCTGTTTGCCGTTCATTTTACTGAGGATGGCACTG aaagatttgTGGTACCATGTATGTGCAAAGACAGAATCCAGGGAAGAAGTCACTGGCACTGCCCATATTGCAAAAAGATCATTTATCGGAAATGTAACTTTGAGGGTCACATATCGAAACAACATG GTTATATAATACTGCAGCAAAGCCAAGATGAAG AAATCGATCAGCCCTCTGTCTGTGAGGAGGAGGTCCCCCTGAGTCCTAAACCCTGGTGTCAGCAGGAGCCTGGCAGTCTGGACCAGGACGACCAACAGGCTTCACTGCTATTTCAAGTCAAAGaagaacaggaagaggaaatgtGGAGACAAG TGAGTCATCTGGAGTTTCAGCATTCAGAGCAACTACAGATCAAAGGTGAGCTGATAAAAAAAGGTAACAGTCAAGTGGGAGAAAAATGTCCGGAGGCAGATCGCACCCAAGACTCTGCCTTCAGCATCGTCTGTGTGGACAGTTTTATCCAAGATATTGGTGAAATCAACTGTGTGCAAAGCAGCAAGGGGCATCCTCTTCCTAATTCTTCAACTCGACCCCTGGAAACGCAGCCTGACAGTGGGGTTGGTGAAATATGGCAGCCAGCTGGGGGCTCTCAGCACACCACTGGAGGCAGTGCTGTCACTGAGAATGGAAGCATCAGCGAGACTGAGGAGTGGAAGAGGAAGCATACAACTTGTTCACGTTTAAAGGCACTCAATTCAAAGAAGAATTTGCATGTGAAGAGATCTTTACCCCCCAGTAgtttaaatataaagaaatcAACACAGTTATCTGCCAATCAGAATCCCGCAGGTCCTCATTGTTGTAAATCATGTGGAAAGATTTTCCATTACATGTACACACTGAGGACAcatgcgcaaacacacacgGTGGACAAAATCCTTATTTGTGGAATCTGTGGAAAACATTTAGAGTCTACAGAGAGTTTAGTCCACCACCTACAAAgccacacaaagagaaacaaatgtgGAATTTGTGGAAAACAATTTTCGAGTAATTCCCGTCTGAAACGGCATAGGAGATTTCACAGGCCAAAGGGTTTAAATGTCACGTCATCAGCTTAA
- the LOC120785919 gene encoding zinc finger and SCAN domain-containing protein 21-like isoform X2: MCRRGVAAAGRRRQPAGTPRLCPCPRIVVPFTSSSMSGPAPILPKRADVLLFSGTPLSCSSGGKMAIILNDGHANKSTPAAASPGALDSSSARKARETSCHPSDLQCVFTSRTDFLKVAASDNCPYCLKRIQATETHLMRRHYLFAVHFTEDGTERFVVPCMCKDRIQGRSHWHCPYCKKIIYRKCNFEGHISKQHGYIILQQSQDEEIDQPSVCEEEVPLSPKPWCQQEPGSLDQDDQQASLLFQVKEEQEEEMWRQGLAEEHVSHLEFQHSEQLQIKGELIKKGNSQVGEKCPEADRTQDSAFSIVCVDSFIQDIGEINCVQSSKGHPLPNSSTRPLETQPDSGVGEIWQPAGGSQHTTGGSAVTENGSISETEEWKRKHTTCSRLKALNSKKNLHVKRSLPPSSLNIKKSTQLSANQNPAGPHCCKSCGKIFHYMYTLRTHAQTHTVDKILICGICGKHLESTESLVHHLQSHTKRNKCGICGKQFSSNSRLKRHRRFHRPKGLNVTSSA, translated from the exons ATGTGTCGCAGAGGGGTGGCAGCTGCCGGCCGCAGGCGACAGCCCGCTGGCACGCCAAGACTGTGTCCATGTCCTCGTATCGTGGTCCCTTTCACTAGCTCATCAATGTCAGGACCAGCACCGATATTGCCAAAACGAGCTgatgttcttctgttttctggGACACCGTTGTCCTGCTCATCAGGAGGAAAAATGGCAATCATTTTGAATGATG gTCATGCCAACAAAAGTACCCCTGCTGCAGCTAGCCCAGGTGCATTGGATTCAAGTTCTGCCCGCAAGGCCAGAGAAACTTCCTGCCATCCCAGTG acttGCAGTGTGTCTTCACCTCACGCACCGACTTTTTAAAGGTTGCAGCCAGTGACAACTGTCCCTACTGCCTCAAGAGAATTCAGGCCACTGAGACACATCTGATGAGAAGGCATTATCTGTTTGCCGTTCATTTTACTGAGGATGGCACTG aaagatttgTGGTACCATGTATGTGCAAAGACAGAATCCAGGGAAGAAGTCACTGGCACTGCCCATATTGCAAAAAGATCATTTATCGGAAATGTAACTTTGAGGGTCACATATCGAAACAACATG GTTATATAATACTGCAGCAAAGCCAAGATGAAG AAATCGATCAGCCCTCTGTCTGTGAGGAGGAGGTCCCCCTGAGTCCTAAACCCTGGTGTCAGCAGGAGCCTGGCAGTCTGGACCAGGACGACCAACAGGCTTCACTGCTATTTCAAGTCAAAGaagaacaggaagaggaaatgtGGAGACAAGGTCTGGCGGAAGAGCATG TGAGTCATCTGGAGTTTCAGCATTCAGAGCAACTACAGATCAAAGGTGAGCTGATAAAAAAAGGTAACAGTCAAGTGGGAGAAAAATGTCCGGAGGCAGATCGCACCCAAGACTCTGCCTTCAGCATCGTCTGTGTGGACAGTTTTATCCAAGATATTGGTGAAATCAACTGTGTGCAAAGCAGCAAGGGGCATCCTCTTCCTAATTCTTCAACTCGACCCCTGGAAACGCAGCCTGACAGTGGGGTTGGTGAAATATGGCAGCCAGCTGGGGGCTCTCAGCACACCACTGGAGGCAGTGCTGTCACTGAGAATGGAAGCATCAGCGAGACTGAGGAGTGGAAGAGGAAGCATACAACTTGTTCACGTTTAAAGGCACTCAATTCAAAGAAGAATTTGCATGTGAAGAGATCTTTACCCCCCAGTAgtttaaatataaagaaatcAACACAGTTATCTGCCAATCAGAATCCCGCAGGTCCTCATTGTTGTAAATCATGTGGAAAGATTTTCCATTACATGTACACACTGAGGACAcatgcgcaaacacacacgGTGGACAAAATCCTTATTTGTGGAATCTGTGGAAAACATTTAGAGTCTACAGAGAGTTTAGTCCACCACCTACAAAgccacacaaagagaaacaaatgtgGAATTTGTGGAAAACAATTTTCGAGTAATTCCCGTCTGAAACGGCATAGGAGATTTCACAGGCCAAAGGGTTTAAATGTCACGTCATCAGCTTAA